A window of Glycine soja cultivar W05 chromosome 13, ASM419377v2, whole genome shotgun sequence genomic DNA:
acaagacaaatttccaaggattattcaacaattaaagcaatgaaaagcacaaaaaagcaagctaggactcaaagagaaacctagaatggctctatagtagagtagaaaaactctaaaaaaaagactcaagaaacctctagttttggcacttgttttcacaataattttcaattgaaatttcaaaactaggattggtataaaataggcaccaattatagaacaaattttgagccaaaacaacaagcacgctttcctttcactttttttttcctggacactgatttttctgccaacttgtgagatttttcttattttttcctttaatccaatcgcttggttctttttttataattttggtccagatgtctagaaaattcagtaaaagtttcagctcaaaaaacgtagtgaccaattcccagtaatttatacaagttcgtatgttcaagctgccaagagtagtgtttatgttgcttaaggcttggatagttacaatttgtgtttgcttatgctcaattatcttgaataacacaattaaagagagcttaagacttattttgattcacaaatccagccacaactcagcaccacaactcaacttcatcataggcatcatgtaggaaacttagaaagcaaaaaaaaagttcaagaacaagactacttctaggaattgatttagaacatgttatgaactaaataacatgcatgaattagactcaaaattcaaaagataggctaagaatgacaagaatacatgaacaaatgtatatagaattcaatcaacaaagtaaaattcaacacaaacttagaacataatgtgacaattactatgactaaacatgactctaagataacatggattaagtgatttaaacttagatttttgtgtttttttttctaatcaatattttggaagaaaatttagatctaaggttcaacacaagaatattatgaatgaaaaatgatagaacctaaaatcaacacaaaaacaagattcaagagtagatctacaaaatttgaatcatagaaatgcaagaacaagtgtagatctaagatttaatcggtttatttttttttgaatctactctaaacagcagcaaaccacaagacaatggaggatatacatggagaataagatgaagaacaaggaattaaagagaattcatcgaacaaaaagatagaggaagaaaaagaacatcacctagatgaagatgctcttgataccacatgatgcaagctccattggagcttgtaggcctaagatcttcttcatcaatgaattcctttgcttcttggaagataaatggcagcggaatggagaaggaagagagagaggagacgccacttcaaggagaagatgagtctagaagaagcttaccaccataggaggccatggataagagcttggaggaagaaggagatgaatgaagggagagggagagaagagcacgaaattttgtgctaaaaaagagctctgaaatctgaagttaatattcaaatgatccaagttgaaaaaaatgcacacacatgacctctatttatagcctaagtgtcacacaaaattggagggaaattcaaatttcacttgaatttgaaattgaatttgtggagccaaactttggagccaaattttcactaattatgattagtgaattttagttatggttcagcccactaatccaagatcaattccaagattctccactaagtgtgcttaggtgtcatgaggcatgaaaagcatgaaggacatgcacaaaatgtgactatatgatgtggcaatgtggtgtagtaagcaaatgctcacctccccctctaaaatttaattggattgggcttctaccaattcaattaaatttatttccaaccacacacatcaaatatccacttagtgtatgtgaaattacaaaactacccctaatataaaaactagtctaggtgccctaaaatacaagggctaaaaaatcctatatttctagggtaccctacctacattatggagccctaaatacaaggtccaaaaataatgaaaccttaatctaatatttacaaagataagtgggctcatacttagcccatgggcccgaaatctaccctaaggctcatgagaaccctagtgtcttctcttgcatcttttaCCCAATTTTCTTTgaatcttctatccaatgcccttggggagtaggattgcatcagtttgTGTAGAAGATTTGATGGAAGCATACATAAACATCATATAGAGCAATTAAATTTCGGAGGAATTGGTCAAGAGGGTACAAAGTTAGTTGAGGACAAATATTATTTAGAGCTTTATAAAAGGGAAGCAGCCTACCATGTAAGTAACAAGGTACTCCAATATGTCAAACTCCACAAGAAGGAAATTGCTTCATTTTCATCATCATTTAGTGACTATCAATGAAGGGAAAGGTTTAAATGAATCgaataccaaaaaataaaatagctgttaatgaaaaaaattcacatatttGGGACGAGGATGATGATGGAGGAGAGCAAAACCAAGTGTATGcaacggtgaagaacacatatTTGGGTACACCAGGTCCAGAGAAATATTTCAATGTAACAATCACCATGCCAATGGCCACAGGCAATGAGAACATATAGAACACCCACATTTTTATGCTTATATATGTTACACTTTCTTATCTTTCACGTTATGTATGCATGTccctttttcttatatatacagTTTTCTCTCCCTGTCTTTCTCCTTttccaatctgaataacaataCACAGAAAAGGGAAATCAGAGGACGTCTGAGAAAAGTTTTTTGTTAGCACCTAACTTGAAGAACAAGGAGAACCGGTCAAGAGGACCCCTTTTTTGCTGTTCACTACCTCATTTAGCATGCTAGTTCATCCATGCGTCATCTCGTTTGTAAATTATGTATGTGGGGTCAGGAAAAATAATGcatatcttttattcttttaatggaTTTGGATCTCTCACCAAAGATAAATTCACAAATTttatgctaaaatatttttttttccatttctgtTTCGTCACTTATGTTTGAAAAGTTCTACTGTGGTATTTAAAGTGTTTTTGATAGATTAAATTGATCATTCTTTTAAGTTCTATCACACACTAACTTGATTAAATTGGCAACAAACAATATGTAAATGAAGCCACATCATATAGGCAATCGCTAAGTCAATCAAAGTTAACACAACATGGTTAAATGATGGAAAGACCAATTTAATATAACAAGAGactataagaaattaaaataaaactttttaaatttaagggGCTAAACTGAaacttacttaaaaaataagatgcggaacaaaaaggtattttatttttagcccaattttttttatcaaacatgaCTCATAATTAGTCACGAGACTCGTTAATTAATTTTCGTGTCTTTTTCTCTAACAAGATCATATCTAGGAGAGGATCTAAttctaaatcattttttaatcagCAGTCAATAGATATatgtaataattgaatttaaagaAGTTGCAATGTACTTGGGATCCGTCTTCGACGAAAATAACAAATCTTTGGGAGTTTTAAACAACGTGAGTACTACGAGGTAAGAATTTCCAAGGTAGTATTTTCATTGGAGCTGATATGGAATTGATGACTTATAActgaaaaatgttttataatagTTTCCAATTCCCATCTTCCTAAACTGTAAGTTAAACATTTCATTTTGCATATTAAAAGCTCAAAATAGATCCTCATCGATTATCTTGCTGGTACAATTAACTGTGCCCACGTTCTGCATAACAAAACACCCTGCTTCATCACTTTCACAACAATCTTTACTTCTTCATCACTATCAGAGGAACTGGAATTCACGAATGAGAATGACTTTGCATGAAGACTTAGAATAGTAACCAACTGGTATAtggaataataaaattaaatggataGTTCAGGtgcatatgcatatatatatcaGTAAAAAGCTTTCCAGTGATACAAGCACacaaatattagttaaaaaatgtcACCCTAAATTTTGGTAGTTTTTTTTCTGGGATAGAGATACTGATATTGGAATCTTACGCTTGCCTAAGTCATTAGAATTGAATTAGTTGTTAAAAGTTTACTCAAGCTCATcattgtaaaaaagaaaaaagttggaATGTcagataaaatttgaatatgataGAAATAGCTATTCTTTTCCTTCTAACTTTTTATAATGCTTGCTTACCTTATACATGAATATAGGAGAAGCATATACGtttgagaatttttattttgaaatttacattaattactAAAGATAAAAGCATTTTGCTCTTTAACTCCTTTCCAAGGCTAGCTGCCATATATTTTCATTCAAGAACTTACACCAAATGTTGTAAATCCAATTTCCACTGTAATTTGCAAAGATTCTtggcaaaaataaaagaatcaacATGTGGTCTGATTTCACAAAAAATTCTTTGCAGCAAATGTTGCATCAACTAAGGTTTATTGGAGAATGTTAAAACGAGGTGCCTAGATAGTGGAACCATCTCCTGACCTGAGATTGATGAGGTAAGCTTGCTGCACACAACTCTTGATTGGTATCAGTGTCATGCAGTTTCTTTCAATCTTATTTGGCCACGGAAATGGGAAGAAAATGAGAACTGATTCAAAACCCCCTGCAGAAAAATTGCTCATGACCGAAATCTTAATGGCTGTTGCACCATGCAGACTTGCATCCTTGGTCCTCTTGAGCAATCCCCTTAGTACACTACATTACTTCCTCTTTCGACAAGCCAATCTTCAACTCAATATTGGCCATGATGTAAATTTTGTATTCCTAGCCAGCACTAGTCCTAAAGCCAGTGCAACTCCAAACATAGCATGCAGCCTCACACAAAAGTACTTAGCCatgaaaatcttatttttgtcCTGTAAGAATACAACTTAGGTTTAATAGCAAACTATAAGAAATACACCAACGGATCAAATCTATAAGAAAATTCACTTGCCTTGTAATTGTCTTCAACAAATCTAACTACCAGGTTTCCCAACGGCAAGGTCAATGTACAAAGGGACTAGCACAATCATATtcataaccaaaaaaataaatcataagcaCATGGTCCAAAATAACAACTACACAtctaaagaagagaaaaaataataaatgagatgCAAAAACTTGGTTGAGTTTAGAAGTACATACTATACAAGTGAGAGGAAGTGCCTTGATTAGACCAAAAGCAACCAAAAGAGCATAGAGCATAAAGACTGCCCCTTTCACTACCTCTGCACCTTTTTTATTGCCAAGTCTAACCTGAAAGAGAAATGGAAAATAAGTAACATAGGTAGATTCACATTGTTAACATGAACAAGAAAAATGTTCAATTAAAGAAAGTGCATGTACCAAAGGTGACATTTTCCCAACCTCCTTGTCTCCTTCCACCTGTGTTGGGCATAAAAACATTTCACCTAATCGATATTACTCAAAATCGGAAAATTAGAATTCAATTACAGAAATGAAAGTACCTGATGGAAATGACTGCAAAACAAGATAAGTGATGTTGTGAAGCCAACAAGAATTGATGCTGAAAGAACTGTTCCACTTAATGGGAAATGGTTCTTCACCCTGTCCACATCATTCATAATCAAAACcatgaaaaatcaaatattataataagaGACATTCAAATTAGGTAGCTGAGGTAACCTTGCACTGgcatgtaataaataaaaagcacAAGTGGCAAAAGGACCAAATGCTGCAAAGCACAAGGGCTCTCCTAGCCCCTGGTAGCTTAACCGAAATGGTGGACACTGGAATGGCAATGGACCAAGAAGAGAAATTGTAAGTTAATAACTTCTGCATAACTTTCCAACACGATTCTGATGTCAGGAGAAACTTCTACCTGATATATATAGCCACAAATAATTGCACAAACAAGAAACAATATTGAACGTAAGTTTCTTTCCACAACAGCAGTCCAAGTCAGCCCAAGGAAGCCAAGAGCAAGGCACGAGTAGGCAGCAATGAAGATTCCTTTGCGGCTTTCCAAATTCAACATGAGGAATAAACAAGTCGAGttatttctttatataaaatataaaagcaaaagaaaatagaaaaacataaaaaacaagtCTTAAGAAAAACTCACCTACCAACCATGTTTACAACTGATTCCTttttattcttgtcaactccagtGTCAAAATCATAAACATCATTGCTGTCATGGACAcacataagaaattaattacttaataaaaattaatatattcctTTTAAGAACAATGGAAGTTTTTGATAAGAAGGATGCATAAGAGAAATGAAGGAGAGAGATGGACTGAAAATTGGTAATGCATTCAATTGTGCGATTGCGTCTTTTTCCTACAATGAGTTAGTACTGTTGAtcacaaaaatgaaaacaacagCTAGCAAAGCAACAAGTTAGAGATCATTTTGTGGTCATTGACAGCTTTCCAATCAGTGTTTTAAGGGCAAGAACTTAATAGAATGGTTCAAGAATTATGGAGGACATTTTGATAGTGTCCATGTTGTTACAAGTTTTCAACAGATATCAACCctgtttaaaatatatttgactgAAAATTATGGCTACCAAAAGTTCTAATGATGAAGTTGTTACTGGAATCCGTctttactaaaatatttaagaaaacaatttataaATAGTGAGATCTTGTGGTGTTAAGCAATCATTTACttctattttatattcattCACTCCATCCCTCAAAGTCTCACACAGTATTGAAACTTACCTTAAATTGAGCCAGGTAATAACAAGAACTGATGAAGCCAGGAGAACAAAATAACACCTAGCTGAGAATATCCCTGTCTGCAAATAAGCTGCTGCACTGCCTACCTATCCATGTAAACAGAGAAACAAATTAGAGATGCTCACACACAGtctaatgatataaaaaaaactgtaaaatTGGTGCATCGCTTAAAACGACATGAATTCTCAATGAAAAGACTATAATAAGTTCTAATTGAAATACTGTAAGCTATGGATATGGGTTCATCATAAAGATAGGAAAGGGAGGGATAACCACTTGAGGAAAATCTTCTATAGTATGCTTCAAAATATAGTAGCTTCTGTCCATATAACTAATTTTAACCTACTTCCTGGGGTAATAAAAAAGCTTAGGTACAGAGGCTTCCACCACAGCAGAGAGACTGTTCACAAGATTTGAACCTGTGACCTCCAGGTCAGAAGGCAACAACCTTATACCGTTATGCCAAGGGTCGCCCTCTTCAAGTTTCTATGTTACTAGGGAAAAGAATTTAACTTAGCACTGACTAAGTAAGACAATATAGTTGAGATTTGAGGTGATATATTATTGATATGAGAAATAATGATTTACTGCATAATTCACATGCACAAGAACACTGGACACATAGTTAGTTCCTATGGACTCCACCGCACTGTTATGGCATCCTATGGACTTACCAAGAAGAAGTCTATTAGTCTTTCTGCTTATATTTGTCCATTCCTTTCCAAGTGTGGGACTTGTTCATCCAGTTCCACATCTAACTCACAGTCTCACACTCAAATTCTCAACACACATCCACACATTAGACACAACATAATTTGAGTACACAGTGTGACATCTTATCTCATCATACTAATGCATCACAGAAACCTAGCAACTAGCTACCTACTCATGCTCAACTTAAAAGTTTAGATTCTTACAGTGAGAGGAACAAATGCAACAGAGTAAATTGGCAACTTGATGGCTCTCCAAATCAAGGTTTCCTTTGAAATATCCTCCTCACTTTCCTCTCCAACATCTTCATTGACAGAAGGGGACAACTCCACTCCTCTTGCACATAACACATGCTGATATTGATGCCATCTTTCAACTTGCAACCTTCCTCCATATCTCCTATGGAAGTCTTTTTCAACACTACACGCTGATCTTTGATGGCACCTGAAAAACCAACTAACACATTCTCTTCAACACAGCATTACAGAAACAATTATCTAATCAACCCAGAGAAGAGGGAACTTGCCTTGTGAAGTAGCTCTGCAGCTGAATGTTCTCATGCAGTTTCTTGAAACTAGAAGAAGCTTGAGTGAAGTTGCAACACGTGGCAGCCATCTCGATTACAACGTTATCATATCTATCTATGTGTGTGTCTCTCAGAAGGAGGCAAATGATTACTGAGATGAGTAACTTGACTTTGAGAAACACAAGAGAAACTGAAGCTGAAAGTAGTAACActttctctcaatctttccTTTTGAGGAATATATCCTATCTGCTTGCAAATTGTTATCCTCTCCATGGACCACTAGAATGCTGCCATGTAATGACTTCGTGTGGCCATATCTAATGACAAGAATCATAATaacacattattaattaatgaaaatagtAGTCCTCCTATATcataataacacattttttgATATTTAATCTTCACtattctaaaattaataattttggtcattttatcaaatttgaGATAGAAATTAATCTAATATGACTTAAATTTAGTGATAGAcatgatattatttatttaatctatctaataattaatgttaatattttaacattctATACCTTCATTTgatgaaagaattaaaattataaatttgacacAAGTGAGAAAttaaatgtctttattttaaaataaaagaaccaaacttacagattttaaaaaaaataaagtactaaatgtctctattttaaaataaaaaactaaaattgaataatttttaaaagagaaagacctaaattaaatttaagcctatttattattgtttatgccTTATGATAATtccaaattattaaatattttttaaattttaaaattcttatatttttcaaaatagcCAATCTTAGATTTTGTAccgtaaaatttaaaaaaaaaggagtactaaatttttctattttaaaataaaataattaaaattgtataatttttaaaatagagatcaaaattacatttaagtcCATTTGTTATTGTTTATGTCTGATGATAATTCcaaattgttaaatatttttttactttttttaaaaaaaaatttaaaattcttatatttttcaaaacataaaattttagattttgtacggtaaaattttaattacttatatttttaaattaatttcgtaataattatattcaatttctattaattaaataaccACAAACACCAAGAATAAAAGGATGTGGATATTGCTATGTGCACCCAATAAAATTGCTGGTACACCTTACAATTTAGTAATTTTTCCATGTTGCCCTTCCGTGAAAATATGGAAATATGTAttacgaattaatttaaaattaatggtcaAAGTAAGAATCAAACCTATGACTTTCAAGTTATTAGCACAATGTTCTAACTAACTGAACTAATATgtcaattatgttttaaaataaataatgttgttatatataatactaaaatttttaatgtatatttaatacacatgtaaatttaaataataaattttgtgacaattaattttgatataagtcatatgaattatttaatccgtatattttttataaataaaaaatatttactattgaaaaaattaatttattaataaattaaaaaaacatatttttgaaagaaaaaaaaaccttacggattacgtgaTCCATTTGAGTCATATGAATTAACTCAAACAGATTACATAATTCATATGAATTAATTCGTATGACTCATATGGATCACGTAATCCGTAagtgtttttctttaaaaaaaatttcaaaaatatgtttttttaatttattaatatattaaactttttaatagtaaatattttttatttataaaaaatatacagattaaatatttcatatgacttatataaagttaattatcacaaaatttattatttaaatttatatgcgcattaaatattcattagaaattttagtgttacgtataacaatattatttattttaaaacataattggCCCATTAACTCAGCTGGTTAGAGCGTTGTGCTAATAACCTAAAATTTACAGGTTTGATTCTTATTtgaaccattaattttaaattaattcgtaacacatatttttgaaaaaaaaattaaaaaaaaaatttgattggaCCTCATACGGGTCCGCTAATCTGTGAACCTCATACGGATCAACTAATCTGTATGAGACTCAGAGATTAATTGATCCGTATCCTTGGATGTATCAGCCATTTGGCTGGGTGCACGTGGCAGTGCCCAAAGGATGTGGAACACTGGCCTTTTCCAACACTTCGGTCCACTGGACTCAAAAAAGGACTTGTTACTATTGGGCTTCAGTTCTTTCTTACAAGGAAActactattttcttttctttgttattgACCCCTACAAATGAGAGAAAATCTCCTTATCTCTTGTTGCAAACCTTCCTCTTCCCTCTTTCCCCTTCCCCCCACCACCTACCCTCAGCCCTACTCCTCCTTCCCTTGCGCCTCAAACCCTCCCCCCCTTCCCTGCACAACCCCCTTTACCACGGCTCAACCACCACCACGTTGTTGCAAAGTCACCTCTACAACTTTGTTCGTACCGCGGCAAAGCCACCTCTGCAACTTTGTTCATGCGGCCACAAAGTCACCTTTTTAACTTCGTCTGCGCTGCACACCACCACAGTTGAACtaacaatgaaaatataattctatttaaacaatataacataatcatatttttatcattatttttttaacacatcctctaataaataacaaaaatatgattctaTTGTACCGTTTCAACGGAATTGTATTtccgttgttaattttttttttactccttTAATATAACGGAAGCACGATTTGTTTATACAACAAAACCATATTTCCATGAAAAGGGcatttttagaaagaaaaaaaaaaggtgttagTCACTTGGTAGAGGCCATTAGCAATGGAACCACCAATAGTAACTCCCTTCTAACAAAAACACGGGCTTCCGGCTGCCATTAGTTTTCGTATCTTCCCAGCACAAATTTGTTAGATGGTGTTGAGGAAGGTTGGTCTGAGGTCTTGTCCTAAGGCTTTATTCAGGAGAATGTGATGAATCAAGGAGAGAGAGGAGTAAAACTTCTTGCACCTCCAAATTACTTAACTGATTGAGAATTCTGTAATGTAATGGCATGCTAGGGAAGTGAAGGAAGCAACACTCAAGGGAGAGCTTGGGAGAGAAGTCATTGAGACATAATAAGGGTGAacttgtttaaactttaaaaagacacttgttttaataaaatatatatatttttatcttcctAATGTGTTTTTCTAAACTATTtctgcttaaaaaaaatatttt
This region includes:
- the LOC114380739 gene encoding 2-carboxy-1,4-naphthoquinone phytyltransferase, chloroplastic-like: MAATCCNFTQASSSFKKLHENIQLQSYFTRCHQRSACSVEKDFHRRYGGRLQVERWHQYQHVLCARGVELSPSVNEDVGEESEEDISKETLIWRAIKLPIYSVAFVPLTVGSAAAYLQTGIFSARCYFVLLASSVLVITWLNLSNDVYDFDTGVDKNKKESVVNMVGSRKGIFIAAYSCLALGFLGLTWTAVVERNLRSILFLVCAIICGYIYQCPPFRLSYQGLGEPLCFAAFGPFATCAFYLLHASARVKNHFPLSGTVLSASILVGFTTSLILFCSHFHQVEGDKEVGKMSPLVRLGNKKGAEVVKGAVFMLYALLVAFGLIKALPLTCISLCTLTLPLGNLVVRFVEDNYKDKNKIFMAKYFCVRLHAMFGVALALGLVLARNTKFTSWPILS